One Brachybacterium kimchii genomic window carries:
- a CDS encoding GNAT family N-acetyltransferase produces MPSAIARDLTPEEARARLEEVLEVYRAAWDASASLLDHLRGRIRHSLSMVPGTRIAVVEDERTSQLHSMLFGHVYHPSSWWPRQVQGALEAAGLADWTLDAFEVVEVATTPWARGRGFARALLEHLHATMPQATSLLSTGPDNPARALYRRCGYVELLPDFRYQVTGSPAVVLGYRRT; encoded by the coding sequence GTGCCCTCTGCGATCGCGCGTGATCTGACTCCCGAGGAGGCCCGTGCGCGCCTCGAGGAGGTCCTCGAGGTGTACCGCGCCGCATGGGACGCGAGCGCGTCCCTGCTCGATCATCTGCGCGGTCGGATCCGTCATTCGCTCTCGATGGTCCCGGGCACGCGCATCGCCGTCGTGGAGGACGAGCGGACCTCGCAGCTGCACTCCATGCTGTTCGGACACGTCTACCACCCGAGCTCCTGGTGGCCGCGGCAGGTGCAGGGCGCGCTCGAGGCGGCGGGGCTCGCGGACTGGACGCTCGACGCCTTCGAGGTGGTCGAGGTCGCGACCACCCCGTGGGCCCGCGGACGCGGCTTCGCCCGTGCGCTCCTCGAGCACCTGCACGCGACGATGCCCCAGGCCACCTCGCTGCTGTCGACGGGCCCCGATAATCCGGCGCGGGCCCTGTACCGTCGCTGCGGCTACGTCGAGCTGCTGCCGGACTTCCGCTACCAGGTCACCGGCTCCCCCGCCGTCGTCCTCGGCTACCGGCGGACCTGA
- a CDS encoding ABC transporter permease produces the protein MIWYIGRRLLQMIPVFLGATLLIYVMAFYAGGDPIQAIMGDKPLSPAVQDQLRSQYNLDKPLIVQWLIYVGKVVRGDFGVGFNGRPIFEQIRDAFPVTFRLAIIAVVFETILGIVAGVISGLKKGTWIDTTLLMVSLLVIAVPTFVIGFVAQFTLGVKLGVVPVNVGRDASLQNLLLPGFVLGVVSFAYVLRLTRTSITEVATADHVRTATAKGLSRTGVISKHIMRNSLIPVVTFIGADLGSLMGGAIVTERIFNIHGIGSVLYQAINKSESPVIVSVVTIMVMIFLLTNLIVDLLYAVLDPRIRHAK, from the coding sequence GTGATCTGGTACATCGGGCGGCGACTGCTGCAGATGATCCCCGTCTTCCTCGGCGCGACCCTGCTGATCTACGTCATGGCGTTCTACGCGGGCGGCGATCCGATCCAGGCGATCATGGGCGACAAGCCCCTCTCGCCGGCCGTGCAGGACCAGCTCCGATCGCAGTACAACCTGGACAAGCCGCTCATCGTGCAGTGGCTGATCTACGTGGGGAAGGTGGTGCGCGGCGACTTCGGCGTCGGCTTCAACGGCCGACCGATCTTCGAGCAGATCCGCGACGCGTTCCCCGTGACCTTCCGCCTCGCGATCATCGCGGTCGTCTTCGAGACCATCCTGGGCATCGTCGCCGGCGTCATCTCGGGCCTCAAGAAGGGCACCTGGATCGACACCACGCTGCTCATGGTCTCGCTCCTGGTGATCGCGGTCCCCACCTTCGTGATCGGCTTCGTCGCCCAGTTCACCCTCGGGGTGAAGCTCGGGGTGGTGCCTGTGAACGTCGGACGCGACGCGAGCCTCCAGAACCTGCTCCTGCCAGGGTTCGTGCTCGGCGTCGTCTCCTTCGCGTACGTGCTGAGACTGACCCGGACCTCGATCACCGAGGTCGCGACGGCCGACCACGTGCGCACCGCGACCGCCAAGGGGCTCTCGCGGACCGGTGTGATCTCCAAGCACATCATGCGCAACTCGCTGATCCCCGTGGTGACGTTCATCGGCGCCGACCTCGGCTCCCTCATGGGCGGCGCGATCGTCACCGAGCGCATCTTCAACATCCACGGCATCGGGTCGGTGCTCTACCAGGCGATCAACAAGTCCGAGAGTCCCGTGATCGTCTCCGTGGTCACGATCATGGTGATGATCTTCCTGCTCACCAACCTCATCGTGGACCTGCTCTACGCCGTGCTCGACCCGAGGATCCGCCATGCGAAGTGA
- the pgi gene encoding glucose-6-phosphate isomerase codes for MTSAQNTQTPQDAPVDPTTTDAWEQLLAHDESLDGSLREWFEEDPQRAERLTHDAADLHVDLSKNLVTPETVELLLHLAEQTGVLARRDAMFAGEHINTTEDRAVLHTALRRPEGASPELVVDGQDVDHDVHETLARIYDFARKVRSGEWTGVTGKKIETVVNIGIGGSDLGPVMVYEALKPLAQEGLQARFISNIDPTDAYETTADLDPETTLVIVASKTFTTLETITNARLVREWLLAGLRENAGLTAEQEKEAVAKHFVAVSTALDKVEAFGIDPANAFGFWNWVGGRYSVDSAIGTVLATVLGPEAFEELLAGFHAMDEHFRTAPAEQNVPLLMGLLNIWNVNFLEAETHAVLPYSQYLHRFPAYLQQLTMESNGKSVRWDGSTVVTETGEVFWGEPGTNGQHAFYQLIHQGTRIIPADFIAFANPVRPLKDGEQDVHELFLANFFAQTKALAFGKTEEEVRAEGTEGPLVAARMFSGDRPSTSIMAPSLTPSVLGQLIALYEHITFVEGSVWGINSFDQWGVELGKQLAKDLAPAVAGDDAAIDAQDSSTAELIRYYRDHRTV; via the coding sequence ATGACTTCCGCACAGAACACGCAGACCCCGCAGGACGCGCCCGTCGACCCCACGACGACGGACGCCTGGGAGCAGCTCCTCGCGCACGACGAGTCGCTCGACGGCTCGCTGCGCGAGTGGTTCGAGGAGGACCCGCAGCGCGCCGAGCGCCTCACCCACGACGCCGCCGACCTGCACGTGGACCTCTCGAAGAACCTCGTGACCCCGGAGACCGTGGAGCTGCTGCTGCACCTCGCCGAGCAGACCGGCGTGCTCGCGCGCCGCGACGCCATGTTCGCCGGCGAGCACATCAACACCACCGAGGACCGCGCCGTGCTGCACACGGCGCTGCGCCGCCCCGAGGGCGCCTCCCCCGAGCTCGTCGTCGACGGCCAGGACGTCGACCACGACGTCCACGAGACCCTCGCGCGCATCTACGACTTCGCCCGCAAGGTCCGCTCGGGCGAGTGGACCGGCGTGACCGGCAAGAAGATCGAGACCGTCGTGAACATCGGCATCGGCGGTTCCGACCTCGGCCCCGTCATGGTCTACGAGGCGCTCAAGCCGCTCGCCCAGGAGGGTCTGCAGGCGCGCTTCATCTCGAACATCGATCCGACCGACGCGTACGAGACGACCGCGGACCTCGACCCCGAGACGACCCTGGTCATCGTCGCCTCGAAGACGTTCACGACGCTCGAGACGATCACCAACGCGCGCCTGGTGCGCGAGTGGCTGCTCGCGGGCCTGCGCGAGAACGCCGGACTCACCGCCGAGCAGGAGAAGGAGGCCGTGGCCAAGCACTTCGTCGCGGTCTCGACCGCGCTCGACAAGGTCGAGGCCTTCGGCATCGACCCCGCCAACGCCTTCGGCTTCTGGAACTGGGTGGGCGGCCGCTACTCCGTGGACTCCGCGATCGGCACCGTGCTCGCCACGGTCCTGGGCCCCGAGGCCTTCGAGGAGCTGCTCGCGGGCTTCCACGCGATGGACGAGCACTTCCGCACCGCCCCCGCCGAGCAGAACGTGCCGCTGCTCATGGGCCTGCTGAACATCTGGAACGTGAACTTCCTGGAGGCCGAGACCCACGCGGTCCTCCCCTACTCCCAGTACCTGCACCGCTTCCCCGCATACCTCCAGCAGCTGACCATGGAGTCCAACGGCAAGTCGGTGCGCTGGGACGGCTCCACCGTGGTCACCGAGACCGGCGAGGTCTTCTGGGGCGAGCCCGGCACCAACGGGCAGCACGCCTTCTACCAGCTCATCCACCAGGGCACGCGGATCATCCCCGCGGACTTCATCGCCTTCGCGAACCCCGTGCGCCCGCTCAAGGACGGCGAGCAGGACGTGCACGAGCTGTTCCTCGCGAACTTCTTCGCGCAGACCAAGGCCCTGGCCTTCGGCAAGACCGAGGAGGAGGTGCGCGCCGAGGGCACCGAGGGACCGCTCGTGGCCGCCCGCATGTTCTCCGGCGACCGCCCGTCGACCTCGATCATGGCGCCCTCGCTCACCCCGAGCGTGCTGGGCCAGCTGATCGCCCTGTACGAGCACATCACCTTCGTGGAGGGCTCCGTGTGGGGCATCAACTCCTTCGACCAGTGGGGCGTGGAGCTCGGCAAGCAGCTCGCCAAGGACCTCGCCCCCGCCGTCGCCGGGGACGATGCCGCCATCGACGCCCAGGACTCCTCGACCGCCGAGCTGATCCGCTACTACCGGGACCACCGCACCGTCTGA
- a CDS encoding ABC transporter permease has translation MRSDHSSRTLRPADAHFVAPLDETPLREVDAVDTTAAPRSMWGEAAHNLIRNPVFVISALLILILLFIAAFPGLFTDYDPTKGDLGVSNQKPGDGHLLGTTVQGYDVWARILYGTRTSLSVGFFAMVISTVIGVVIGAFAGYVGGWIDEVLSRVTEIFFALPLVLGAIVAFTALSSGVSTFTIALILAVFGWTNIARITRGAVLSVKSQDFVTASTALGAGRLTNLAKHVLPNAIAPVIVTATVNLGVFIVAQATLSYLGLGNGSISWGSDISDAQPALRNNPMMLFYPSVALAICVLSFIMLGDAVRDALDPKARKR, from the coding sequence ATGCGAAGTGATCACAGCTCCCGCACCCTGCGCCCGGCCGACGCGCACTTCGTCGCGCCCCTGGACGAGACGCCGCTGCGCGAGGTCGACGCGGTGGACACCACCGCCGCGCCCCGCTCGATGTGGGGCGAGGCCGCGCACAACCTGATCCGCAACCCCGTCTTCGTGATCTCCGCCCTGCTGATCCTGATCCTGCTGTTCATCGCGGCGTTCCCCGGGCTCTTCACCGACTACGACCCCACCAAGGGCGACCTCGGGGTCTCCAACCAGAAGCCGGGCGACGGCCACCTGCTGGGCACGACCGTCCAGGGGTACGACGTCTGGGCGCGCATCCTCTACGGCACCCGCACCTCGCTGAGCGTAGGCTTCTTCGCCATGGTCATCTCGACCGTCATCGGCGTGGTCATCGGCGCCTTCGCCGGCTACGTGGGCGGCTGGATCGACGAGGTCCTCTCCCGCGTCACCGAGATCTTCTTCGCGCTGCCGCTCGTGCTCGGCGCGATCGTCGCCTTCACCGCTCTCAGCAGCGGGGTCAGCACCTTCACGATCGCCCTGATCCTCGCGGTCTTCGGCTGGACGAACATCGCCCGCATCACCCGCGGCGCCGTGCTCTCGGTCAAGAGCCAGGACTTCGTGACGGCCTCGACCGCACTGGGCGCGGGGAGGCTCACGAACCTCGCCAAGCACGTGCTGCCCAACGCGATCGCCCCGGTGATCGTCACGGCCACCGTGAACCTGGGCGTGTTCATCGTCGCCCAGGCGACCCTGTCCTACCTCGGGCTCGGCAACGGCTCGATCTCGTGGGGCAGCGACATCTCGGACGCCCAGCCCGCGCTGCGCAACAACCCGATGATGCTGTTCTACCCGTCAGTGGCGCTCGCGATCTGCGTGCTGAGCTTCATCATGCTCGGCGACGCCGTCCGCGACGCCCTGGACCCCAAGGCGAGGAAGCGATGA
- a CDS encoding peptide ABC transporter substrate-binding protein produces the protein MSISRRSMILGTGAAGTAALALSACGGGSDSGDGGSGGGSGDPVYANETEPQNPLIPTNTNEVGGGRIITSVFAGLVYYKADGTVENDVADSIESDDNQTWTIKIKDGQKFSDDSPVTAKSFVDAWNFGANTKNAQLSQSFFEPIEGFDKVSADKATGKETLSGLKVVDDLTFTVKLVSEQSDFPNRLGYSAYSPLPESFYDDTKSFGEKPVSNGPYMVDTWDHDQQIVLVPNDKYDGPRKAKNAGVTFTIYSSDDTMYGDLESGEVDVTDLIPTSALSSYQDTLGDRAVNDPGAVFQSFTIAQNDPNFSGEAGKLRRKAISRAINRKQICDKLFYGTRTPATDFIAPVIPGGGEKDIPGAEVLEFDEAEAKKLWEQAEKKQPFKGEFTLAYNADAPHKDWVDAVCNSIANTLGITAKGKPFPAFGDFREQITKRELKGAFRSGWQADYPSAYNFLGPLYSSAAADGKGSNDGDYKNPEFDDLLKEGLSAADENAAIEKYKAAEAILMEDLPAIPLWYQNTFGGFSENVSDVKYGWDTVPLYYAITK, from the coding sequence ATGTCCATCTCGCGACGTTCGATGATCCTCGGCACCGGTGCCGCCGGCACCGCCGCGCTCGCCCTGTCCGCCTGCGGCGGCGGGAGCGACAGCGGCGACGGCGGCTCCGGCGGCGGCTCGGGCGATCCGGTCTACGCCAACGAGACCGAGCCCCAGAACCCGCTGATCCCGACCAACACCAATGAGGTGGGCGGCGGCCGCATCATCACCTCGGTCTTCGCGGGCCTCGTCTACTACAAGGCCGACGGCACGGTCGAGAACGACGTCGCCGACTCGATCGAGTCCGACGACAACCAGACCTGGACCATCAAGATCAAGGACGGTCAGAAGTTCTCCGACGACTCGCCCGTGACCGCGAAGTCGTTCGTCGACGCCTGGAACTTCGGCGCGAACACCAAGAACGCCCAGCTCAGCCAGAGCTTCTTCGAGCCCATCGAGGGCTTCGACAAGGTCAGCGCCGACAAGGCCACCGGCAAGGAGACCCTCTCGGGCCTCAAGGTCGTCGATGACCTGACCTTCACCGTCAAGCTCGTCTCCGAGCAGTCGGACTTCCCCAACCGCCTGGGCTACAGCGCCTACTCGCCGCTGCCCGAGTCGTTCTACGACGACACCAAGTCCTTCGGGGAGAAGCCGGTCTCCAACGGCCCCTACATGGTCGACACCTGGGACCACGACCAGCAGATCGTGCTCGTGCCCAATGACAAGTACGACGGCCCCCGCAAGGCGAAGAACGCTGGCGTCACCTTCACGATCTACTCGTCGGACGACACCATGTACGGCGACCTGGAGTCCGGCGAGGTCGACGTCACCGACCTCATCCCGACCTCGGCGCTGTCGAGCTACCAGGACACCCTGGGCGACCGCGCGGTCAACGATCCCGGCGCCGTGTTCCAGTCCTTCACGATCGCCCAGAACGACCCGAACTTCTCGGGCGAGGCCGGCAAGCTGCGCCGCAAGGCCATCTCCCGGGCGATCAACCGCAAGCAGATCTGCGACAAGCTCTTCTACGGCACCCGCACCCCCGCCACGGACTTCATCGCCCCGGTGATCCCCGGCGGCGGCGAGAAGGACATCCCGGGCGCCGAGGTGCTCGAGTTCGACGAGGCCGAGGCGAAGAAGCTCTGGGAGCAGGCGGAGAAGAAGCAGCCCTTCAAGGGCGAGTTCACCCTCGCCTACAACGCCGACGCCCCGCACAAGGACTGGGTCGACGCCGTGTGCAACTCCATCGCCAACACCCTGGGCATCACCGCCAAGGGCAAGCCGTTCCCGGCCTTCGGCGACTTCCGCGAGCAGATCACCAAGCGCGAGCTCAAGGGCGCGTTCCGCTCCGGCTGGCAGGCCGACTACCCCTCGGCCTACAACTTCCTGGGCCCCCTCTACTCCTCGGCCGCGGCCGACGGCAAGGGCTCGAACGACGGCGACTACAAGAACCCCGAGTTCGACGACCTGCTCAAGGAAGGGCTCTCGGCGGCCGACGAGAACGCGGCGATCGAGAAGTACAAGGCGGCCGAGGCGATCCTCATGGAGGACCTGCCGGCGATCCCGCTGTGGTACCAGAACACCTTCGGCGGCTTCTCCGAGAACGTCTCCGACGTGAAGTACGGCTGGGACACCGTCCCGCTGTACTACGCGATCACCAAGTGA
- a CDS encoding acyl-CoA dehydrogenase family protein yields MTVDAVALLPDPLLRSFRERAAVHDRENTFPRDDLEDLRELGYLRLLVPREMGGFGASLLEASRIQRRLAGAAPATALAMNMHLVITGAALHAHRLGAEGVEPIFEYALAGRLLAFGISEPGNEAMLFDSQTVARSDGQGGYLLEGTKIFTSLAPVWDRLVVHGRIPGDDVDLPLVLGSIERTEAVETLEDWDTHGMRATQSRTTRLHGARLAAEDVITRTPVGPNTDPFVMGIFGAFELLLASVYTGLAERAVELGTQIASRRRSATRGIVLADDPDVRRRLAGAAIALDGSMLQIEKLVADLDALGTGTSAPGTVDHGPRWFLQLSGVKHRATEAAIGAVDQVLRASGGAHFSRTSELERLSRDVRAGLYHPSDEESVHASYARALLGEIGADREE; encoded by the coding sequence ATGACCGTCGACGCCGTCGCCCTCCTGCCCGATCCTCTGCTGCGCAGCTTCCGCGAGCGCGCCGCGGTCCACGACCGTGAGAACACCTTCCCCCGTGATGACCTCGAGGATCTCCGGGAGCTCGGCTACCTGCGCCTGCTGGTGCCCCGCGAGATGGGCGGGTTCGGCGCGAGCCTGCTGGAGGCGAGCCGCATCCAGCGCCGTCTCGCCGGCGCCGCGCCCGCGACCGCCCTCGCCATGAACATGCACCTGGTGATCACCGGAGCCGCCCTGCACGCCCATCGCCTGGGCGCTGAAGGGGTCGAGCCGATCTTCGAGTACGCCCTCGCGGGCCGCCTGCTCGCCTTCGGCATCTCAGAGCCCGGCAACGAGGCGATGCTCTTCGACTCCCAGACCGTCGCCCGCAGCGACGGCCAGGGCGGATACCTGCTCGAGGGCACCAAGATCTTCACCTCCCTCGCGCCCGTCTGGGACCGGCTGGTCGTGCACGGCAGGATCCCCGGGGACGACGTCGACCTCCCGCTCGTCCTCGGCTCCATCGAGCGCACCGAGGCGGTCGAGACGCTCGAGGACTGGGACACCCACGGCATGCGGGCCACCCAGTCGCGCACCACCCGTCTGCACGGCGCCCGCCTCGCGGCCGAGGACGTCATCACGCGGACGCCCGTCGGCCCGAACACGGACCCCTTCGTGATGGGGATCTTCGGGGCCTTCGAGCTGCTCCTGGCGTCGGTGTACACGGGACTGGCCGAACGCGCCGTCGAGCTGGGCACGCAGATCGCGTCTCGGCGCCGCAGCGCCACACGCGGCATCGTCCTCGCCGACGACCCGGACGTGCGCCGCCGCCTCGCCGGCGCGGCGATCGCGCTGGACGGGTCCATGCTGCAGATCGAGAAGCTGGTCGCCGATCTCGACGCCCTGGGCACGGGCACGAGCGCACCGGGGACCGTGGATCACGGCCCGCGCTGGTTCCTGCAGCTCTCCGGCGTGAAGCACCGCGCGACCGAGGCGGCGATCGGCGCGGTCGACCAGGTGCTCCGCGCGAGCGGCGGCGCGCACTTCTCGCGCACCTCGGAGCTCGAGCGCCTCTCGCGGGACGTCCGCGCCGGCCTCTACCACCCCTCGGACGAGGAGTCCGTGCACGCCTCCTATGCCCGGGCTCTGCTCGGGGAGATCGGCGCCGATCGGGAGGAGTGA
- a CDS encoding MFS transporter, producing the protein MTHYPAPTASAPSEPNAPDAAPANTRGRVIVASMVGTTIEFFDFYAYATAASLVFPALFFPNETPTTQLLSSFAIFGVAFFARPIGSIIFGHFGDRIGRKRTLVASLLVMGIATFLIGVLPTASAPGFTILAPAILVLLRFCQGVGLGGEWSGAALLATENAPPGKRALYGTFPQLGAPIGFILSNILFVILSLTMTEAQFASWGWRLPFLFSAALVIVGLWVRLKLMETPAFQKVLDEQRVASVPIARVFKTAWKPLILATLAMVATYVLFYMMTAFLMVVGTTPADGAVPGLGYARPTFLTMLIIGVVFFGIFTVVSGPLADRMGRRRMLLIVTVLIGIYGLLLHPLVGAGTVGVMVALIIGFTLMGLTFGPMAAFLPEMFKADVRYTGSAVSYNMASVIGAAPAPYALIALWTAMDGQLWLVGGYLALAAVVTLVSLFIGSETKDVDYLA; encoded by the coding sequence GTGACGCACTATCCCGCCCCGACGGCGTCGGCCCCCTCCGAGCCGAACGCTCCCGACGCAGCCCCCGCGAACACCCGCGGACGCGTGATCGTCGCCTCGATGGTCGGCACGACCATCGAGTTCTTCGACTTCTACGCGTACGCGACCGCGGCCTCGCTGGTCTTCCCCGCGCTCTTCTTCCCGAACGAGACGCCCACGACGCAGCTGCTGAGCTCCTTCGCCATCTTCGGCGTCGCGTTCTTCGCGCGCCCCATCGGCTCGATCATCTTCGGGCACTTCGGCGATCGCATCGGCCGCAAGCGCACGCTCGTGGCGAGCCTGCTGGTGATGGGCATCGCGACCTTCCTCATCGGCGTGCTGCCCACGGCATCCGCTCCCGGATTCACGATCCTCGCGCCCGCGATCCTCGTGCTCCTGCGCTTCTGCCAGGGCGTGGGACTGGGCGGCGAATGGTCCGGCGCGGCCCTCCTCGCGACCGAGAACGCCCCGCCCGGCAAGCGCGCCCTCTACGGCACCTTCCCGCAGCTCGGCGCGCCCATCGGCTTCATCCTCTCGAACATCCTGTTCGTGATCCTCAGCCTCACCATGACCGAGGCCCAGTTCGCCTCCTGGGGCTGGCGCCTGCCGTTCCTGTTCTCCGCGGCGCTCGTGATCGTGGGCCTCTGGGTGCGGCTGAAGCTCATGGAGACCCCCGCCTTCCAGAAGGTCCTCGACGAGCAGCGCGTGGCCTCGGTGCCGATCGCCCGCGTGTTCAAGACCGCCTGGAAGCCGCTGATCCTCGCGACCCTCGCCATGGTCGCGACCTACGTGCTCTTCTACATGATGACCGCGTTCCTCATGGTCGTCGGCACCACGCCGGCCGACGGGGCCGTGCCGGGGCTCGGCTACGCGCGTCCGACGTTCCTCACCATGCTCATCATCGGCGTCGTCTTCTTCGGCATCTTCACCGTGGTCTCCGGCCCGCTCGCCGACCGCATGGGGAGGCGCCGCATGCTGCTCATCGTCACCGTGCTCATCGGCATCTACGGCCTGCTCCTGCACCCCCTGGTGGGCGCCGGCACCGTGGGCGTCATGGTCGCGCTGATCATCGGCTTCACGCTCATGGGCCTCACCTTCGGCCCGATGGCGGCGTTCCTGCCCGAGATGTTCAAGGCCGACGTCCGCTACACCGGCAGCGCCGTCAGCTACAACATGGCCTCCGTGATCGGAGCGGCGCCCGCCCCCTACGCGCTGATCGCCCTGTGGACGGCGATGGACGGCCAGCTCTGGCTGGTCGGCGGCTACCTCGCGCTGGCCGCCGTGGTCACCCTGGTGTCGCTGTTCATCGGCTCGGAGACCAAGGACGTCGACTACCTCGCCTGA
- a CDS encoding nucleobase:cation symporter-2 family protein: MPETPTPRHPSTDPERPAASTDPAPTGTSAVPASTAPSADPALAGPSASTAAPLTARPEDERLPLPRSLVYGAQHVLSMYGGVVAVPLIVGGAAGLPGDQIGVLVASALFVSGVTTLLQSLGIPFFGAKLPLVQGTTFGAVSTMLVIIAGDGGLPSVFGSVIVAGIVGFLLAPVVSRLQPLFPPVVTGTIIAAMGISLLPVAAGWIMGTEGAPGYGSALHLGLAALTLVAVLVFSRIRALSGVAILLGIAVGTVIAAIVGAADFSEVLTGSVVALPRPFAFGVPTFHLAAIVPMVVVIIVTLMETTANLFAVTKVVGTDLPPRRLADGLRADMAASALAPLVNSFPATAFAQNIGLISVTRVRSRFTVAAGGVILVLLGLVPLLGRVVAAVPQPVLGGAGLVLFGSVAAAGIRTIGEAPRRDDRDAGHDTLIVAVSLSLAVLPVAVPALYDALPSLAAMVLGSGVSAAAFSAVLLNLLLKGRGGIRPHDHL, encoded by the coding sequence GTGCCCGAGACCCCCACCCCACGACACCCCTCGACCGATCCCGAGCGGCCGGCCGCATCGACCGATCCCGCACCCACGGGGACGTCGGCCGTCCCCGCGTCCACGGCCCCGTCGGCCGACCCCGCGCTCGCGGGCCCGTCGGCCTCGACGGCCGCGCCCCTCACAGCACGCCCCGAGGACGAGCGCCTGCCGCTCCCCCGCAGCCTCGTCTACGGCGCCCAGCACGTGCTCTCGATGTACGGCGGCGTGGTCGCCGTCCCGCTGATCGTCGGCGGTGCCGCGGGTCTGCCGGGGGACCAGATCGGGGTGCTCGTCGCCTCGGCCCTGTTCGTCTCGGGCGTGACCACGCTGCTCCAGTCGCTGGGCATCCCCTTCTTCGGGGCGAAGCTGCCGCTCGTCCAGGGCACCACCTTCGGCGCGGTCTCGACGATGCTCGTCATCATCGCGGGCGACGGCGGACTCCCCTCGGTGTTCGGCTCGGTGATCGTCGCCGGCATCGTCGGCTTCCTGCTCGCACCGGTGGTCTCGCGTCTGCAGCCGCTGTTCCCGCCGGTGGTGACGGGCACGATCATCGCCGCGATGGGCATCTCGCTGCTGCCGGTCGCGGCCGGCTGGATCATGGGCACGGAGGGGGCGCCCGGCTATGGGAGCGCCCTGCACCTGGGCCTCGCCGCGCTCACTCTCGTCGCCGTGCTCGTGTTCTCGCGGATCCGGGCGCTCTCGGGCGTCGCGATCCTGTTGGGCATCGCCGTGGGCACCGTGATCGCCGCGATCGTCGGGGCCGCGGACTTCTCCGAGGTCCTCACCGGCAGCGTCGTCGCCCTGCCGCGCCCGTTCGCCTTCGGCGTGCCGACGTTCCATCTCGCGGCCATCGTGCCGATGGTCGTGGTCATCATCGTGACCCTCATGGAGACCACCGCGAACCTGTTCGCGGTCACCAAGGTCGTCGGCACCGACCTGCCCCCTCGGCGCCTGGCCGACGGCCTGCGCGCCGACATGGCCGCGAGCGCACTGGCCCCGCTGGTGAACTCGTTCCCGGCGACCGCGTTCGCGCAGAACATCGGGCTGATCTCCGTCACCCGCGTGCGGTCCCGCTTCACCGTGGCGGCGGGCGGCGTGATCCTCGTGCTGCTGGGGCTCGTGCCGCTCCTGGGCCGCGTGGTCGCGGCCGTCCCCCAGCCGGTGCTGGGCGGCGCGGGCCTCGTGCTGTTCGGCTCGGTCGCCGCCGCGGGCATCCGCACGATCGGCGAGGCCCCGCGCCGCGACGACCGCGACGCCGGCCACGACACGCTCATCGTCGCGGTCTCGCTGTCCCTCGCCGTGCTCCCGGTCGCCGTCCCTGCGCTCTACGACGCCCTGCCGTCGCTCGCCGCGATGGTGCTGGGCTCCGGCGTGAGCGCCGCCGCCTTCAGCGCCGTGCTGCTGAACCTGCTGCTCAAGGGACGCGGGGGCATCCGCCCCCACGACCACCTGTAG